A single genomic interval of Aegicerativicinus sediminis harbors:
- a CDS encoding right-handed parallel beta-helix repeat-containing protein: MDLNQTISRYISFIIIIASVIACSFSLKSYSQSVYHFVEANTPQELAKALDKAQPGDSIQLVSGVYNMSERLFINNSGTPQNKIFLIGSKSGRTILDFSVLKEDGSSQGIVLKADNWVIKGLDIRKAGDNGLQIRGSNNKVEFCSFYECADTGLQLDDAASNNYILNCDSYFNADSKLENADGFGAKMNVGSGNVFEGCRAWNNLDDGWDGYLRGTDNIKTTYKNCWAIRNGYLKNDKIAKGDGNGFKTGGSDNKSKKHNATYLNCIAIENLNDGFDHNSNRGAVKIENCLAIHNGRNFAFSEKNGLEELNVQNSFSIGNLGKFYGETLLVKGNSWQENFSGTVPNISVNDLLNSRQADGNLPKVPGLEKLFQNTTTIFLVGDSTMADYSGNYDADIDYMKTRYPLMGWGQVFQKFMISDSIQKISNIIRGDSVNVDDRARGGRSTRTFFQEGRWRGVVDDLNKDDIVIIQFGHNDASEEKPERYVSIEGYKEFLRLFVSQTREKKAIPILLTPVARNYPWIEGRLENVHGDYPAAVKEIAKEMQVALIDLNQLSMDVFSSKGKDFVTTHYFMNLPAGKYEAYPNGQNDNTHFQSEGALAVSQIIFDALKNLQPQNLN, translated from the coding sequence ATGGATTTAAATCAAACTATTTCTAGGTATATTTCATTTATAATAATAATTGCCTCTGTTATTGCGTGTTCCTTCAGTTTAAAAAGTTATTCTCAATCAGTTTATCATTTTGTTGAAGCAAATACTCCTCAAGAATTAGCAAAAGCTTTAGACAAGGCTCAACCCGGTGATTCAATACAATTAGTTTCCGGTGTGTATAATATGTCAGAGCGATTGTTTATAAATAATTCAGGGACACCTCAAAACAAGATTTTTTTAATCGGTTCAAAATCAGGCAGGACAATTCTGGATTTTTCTGTTTTGAAAGAAGATGGCTCTAGCCAGGGTATTGTTTTAAAAGCTGACAATTGGGTTATAAAGGGGTTAGATATTCGCAAAGCTGGAGATAATGGTCTTCAAATCAGGGGAAGCAATAATAAAGTTGAATTTTGTAGCTTTTATGAATGTGCAGATACAGGTCTTCAGTTAGATGATGCGGCCTCGAATAATTATATTTTAAATTGTGATTCTTATTTTAATGCTGATTCCAAATTAGAAAATGCTGACGGGTTCGGGGCTAAAATGAACGTAGGTTCAGGGAATGTTTTTGAAGGATGCAGAGCTTGGAATAATCTTGATGATGGTTGGGATGGATACCTTAGGGGAACTGACAATATTAAAACAACTTATAAAAATTGTTGGGCAATAAGAAACGGATATCTTAAAAATGACAAAATTGCAAAAGGCGATGGCAATGGCTTTAAAACAGGGGGTAGCGATAATAAATCAAAAAAGCATAATGCAACTTACCTAAACTGTATTGCCATTGAAAATTTGAATGACGGCTTTGACCATAACAGCAATCGTGGGGCCGTAAAAATTGAAAATTGTCTGGCAATCCATAATGGAAGAAATTTTGCATTCTCTGAAAAAAATGGACTTGAAGAACTAAATGTCCAAAATTCTTTTTCTATTGGAAATTTGGGAAAGTTTTATGGTGAAACACTTTTGGTAAAGGGTAATAGCTGGCAAGAAAATTTCTCTGGAACAGTTCCTAATATATCCGTAAATGATTTGCTGAATTCTAGACAGGCCGACGGGAATTTGCCAAAGGTTCCTGGATTAGAAAAACTTTTTCAAAATACCACAACCATATTCTTGGTAGGAGATTCTACAATGGCCGATTATAGCGGTAATTATGATGCCGATATAGATTATATGAAAACTCGATATCCCCTAATGGGATGGGGGCAAGTTTTTCAAAAGTTTATGATTAGTGATAGTATACAAAAAATTTCAAACATCATTAGAGGTGACAGTGTCAATGTGGATGATCGGGCCAGAGGAGGAAGAAGTACAAGAACTTTCTTTCAGGAAGGACGTTGGAGAGGTGTTGTTGATGATCTTAACAAGGATGATATTGTAATTATTCAATTTGGACATAATGACGCCTCTGAAGAAAAGCCTGAGCGTTATGTCAGTATAGAGGGTTATAAAGAATTTTTGCGGTTGTTTGTAAGTCAGACTAGAGAAAAAAAAGCCATTCCAATATTGTTAACACCAGTTGCCAGAAATTATCCATGGATAGAAGGTCGATTAGAAAATGTTCATGGAGATTATCCGGCCGCTGTTAAGGAGATAGCAAAGGAAATGCAAGTAGCTCTAATAGATTTGAATCAATTGTCAATGGATGTATTTTCATCCAAAGGGAAGGATTTTGTTACTACGCATTATTTCATGAATTTACCAGCTGGTAAATATGAAGCCTATCCGAATGGACAAAATGATAATACCCATTTTCAGTCAGAAGGAGCATTGGCGGTTTCCCAAATTATTTTTGATGCTTTAAAAAATTTACAGCCTCAGAATCTTAATTAA